A region from the Brassica napus cultivar Da-Ae chromosome C8, Da-Ae, whole genome shotgun sequence genome encodes:
- the BNAC08G18750D gene encoding uncharacterized protein BNAC08G18750D isoform X2: MLKAVDSSGDVNGGFRQVQSFCGDSSSEEELSVLPVHTKVVVTGNNRTKSVLVGLQGVVKKAVGLGGWHWLVLTNGIEVKLQRNALSVLEAPTGNEDDDDLDFEHTHMNGSDMTSEDTLKPHKVKQRGQRSSRSSHKSLSRSLSSDSQSKSSCFTPPQNMKVDLSKLEMPALLKYWRHFNLVDAIPNPSKEQLVDIVQRHFISQQMDELQVIVGFVQAAKRMKKASKFQSKEAKNTDLNCIS; encoded by the exons atgctgAAAGCTGTGGATAGCTCAGGAGACGTTAATGGTGGATTTCGTCAAGTACAGAGCTTTTGCGGAGACAGCAGTAGCGAAGAGGAGTTATCGGTTCTGCCAGTTCATACGAAAGTGGTGGTGACCGGAAACAACCGTACGAAATCGGTGCTTGTTGGTCTTCAAGGTGTTGTTAAAAAAGCTGTCGGCCTCGGTGGTTGGCATTGGCTG GTGTTGACAAATGGAATAGAAGTAAAGTTGCAGAGGAATGCGCTTAGTGTCCTTGAAGCTCCTACTGGTAACGAAGATGACGATGATCTTGATTTCGAACACACACACATGAATGGTTCTGATATGA CATCTGAAGACACACTGAAGCCTCATAAGGTGAAGCAAAGAGGTCAGAGATCATCTCGGTCATCTCACAAGTCCCTGAGCAGGTCTCTGTCATCTGACTCCCAATCTAAAAGCTCATGTTTTACTCCCCCTCAAAACATG AAAGTTGATCTTAGCAAACTAGAAATGCCTGCTTTGCTGAAATACTGGCGACATTTCAACCTC GTGGATGCGATTCCTAATCCATCAAAAGAGCAACTAGTTGACATTGTTCAGAGACACTTTATTTCTCAG CAAATGGACGAGCTGCAAGTTATTGTGGGGTTTGTCCAAGCTGCAAAGAGAATGAAGAAAGCGAGCAAGTTCCAGTCAAAAGAAGCCAAAAACACTGATCTTAACTGCATCAGCTAA
- the BNAC08G18750D gene encoding uncharacterized protein BNAC08G18750D isoform X1, with amino-acid sequence MLKAVDSSGDVNGGFRQVQSFCGDSSSEEELSVLPVHTKVVVTGNNRTKSVLVGLQGVVKKAVGLGGWHWLVLTNGIEVKLQRNALSVLEAPTGNEDDDDLDFEHTHMNGSDMIVSFPASEDTLKPHKVKQRGQRSSRSSHKSLSRSLSSDSQSKSSCFTPPQNMKVDLSKLEMPALLKYWRHFNLVDAIPNPSKEQLVDIVQRHFISQQMDELQVIVGFVQAAKRMKKASKFQSKEAKNTDLNCIS; translated from the exons atgctgAAAGCTGTGGATAGCTCAGGAGACGTTAATGGTGGATTTCGTCAAGTACAGAGCTTTTGCGGAGACAGCAGTAGCGAAGAGGAGTTATCGGTTCTGCCAGTTCATACGAAAGTGGTGGTGACCGGAAACAACCGTACGAAATCGGTGCTTGTTGGTCTTCAAGGTGTTGTTAAAAAAGCTGTCGGCCTCGGTGGTTGGCATTGGCTG GTGTTGACAAATGGAATAGAAGTAAAGTTGCAGAGGAATGCGCTTAGTGTCCTTGAAGCTCCTACTGGTAACGAAGATGACGATGATCTTGATTTCGAACACACACACATGAATGGTTCTGATATGA TTGTTTCTTTCCCAGCATCTGAAGACACACTGAAGCCTCATAAGGTGAAGCAAAGAGGTCAGAGATCATCTCGGTCATCTCACAAGTCCCTGAGCAGGTCTCTGTCATCTGACTCCCAATCTAAAAGCTCATGTTTTACTCCCCCTCAAAACATG AAAGTTGATCTTAGCAAACTAGAAATGCCTGCTTTGCTGAAATACTGGCGACATTTCAACCTC GTGGATGCGATTCCTAATCCATCAAAAGAGCAACTAGTTGACATTGTTCAGAGACACTTTATTTCTCAG CAAATGGACGAGCTGCAAGTTATTGTGGGGTTTGTCCAAGCTGCAAAGAGAATGAAGAAAGCGAGCAAGTTCCAGTCAAAAGAAGCCAAAAACACTGATCTTAACTGCATCAGCTAA
- the LOC106449393 gene encoding protein BRASSINAZOLE-RESISTANT 2 isoform X2, whose product MTSDGATSTSAAAAMAATRRKPSWRERENNRRRERRRRAVAAKIYTGLRAQGNYNLPKHCDNNEVLKALCSEAGWVVEEDGTTYRKGHKPPSLPGDVAGSSSRATPYSSYNQSPFESPILSYQVSPSSSSFPSPSRGGGDTHNNISTIFPFLRNGGIPSSLPPLRISNSAPVTPPVSSPSSKHTKALPTWGECFTNQSMAIAAKQSMSSFNYPFYAVSAPASPTHHRQFNAPPATIPECDESDASTVDSGHWISFQKFSQQQPFLGVSAVPASPTFNLVRPPVPQQLSPNTGATQEIGQSSEFKFENRQVKPWEGERIHDVAMEDLELTLGNAKGRI is encoded by the exons atgacgtcGGACGGCGCGACGTCGACGTCAGCAGCAGCAGCGATGGCGGCGACGAGGAGGAAGCCGTCGTGGAGAGAGAGGGAGAACAATCGGAGGAGGGAGAGGAGGAGAAGAGCTGTAGCGGCGAAGATTTACACTGGTCTGAGAGCTCAAGGTAACTACAATCTCCCCAAGCACTGCGACAACAATGAAGTGCTCAAGGCTCTTTGCTCTGAAGCTGGATGGGTGGTTGAAGAAGACGGAACCACTTATCGCAAG GGACACAAGCCTCCTTCTCTACCTGGTGACGTGGCTGGATCATCCTCACGAGCCACTCCTTACTCTTCCTACAACCAAAGCCCATTCGAAAGTCCCATCCTTTCTTACCAAGTCAGTCCATCGTCTTCCTCATTCCCTAGCCCTTCTCGTGGTGGTGGAGACACAcacaacaacatctccaccatcTTCCCTTTCCTCAGGAACGGTGGGATcccttcttctcttcctcctctcagGATCTCAAACAGTGCTCCAGTGACACCACCTGTCTCATCTCCATCATCTAAACACACCAAGGCGTTACCCACTTGGGGGGAAT GTTTTACCAATCAGTCCATGGCCATTGCTGCTAAACAGTCAATGTCGTCTTTCAACTACCCTTTCTACGCGGTCTCTGCACCGGCGAGTCCCACTCATCATCGCCAGTTCAATGCTCCCCCGGCTACTATACCTGAGTGTGACGAGTCTGACGCTTCCACTGTTGATTCTGGTCATTGGATAAGCTTTCAGAAGTTCTCACAACAACAGCCGTTCCTTGGCGTTTCTGCAGTGCCGGCTTCTCCTACTTTCAATCTAGTGAGACCGCCTGTACCTCAGCAGTTATCTCCAAACACTGGAGCAACACAAGAGATTGGTCAAAGCTCGGAGTTTAAATTTGAGAACAGGCAAGTGAAGCCGTGGGAAGGGGAGAGGATCCATGATGTGGCTATGGAGGATCTTGAGCTCACACTTGGAAACGCTAAAGGTCGTATTTAG
- the LOC106449393 gene encoding protein BRASSINAZOLE-RESISTANT 2 isoform X1, producing MTSDGATSTSAAAAMAATRRKPSWRERENNRRRERRRRAVAAKIYTGLRAQGNYNLPKHCDNNEVLKALCSEAGWVVEEDGTTYRKGHKPPSLPGDVAGSSSRATPYSSYNQSPFESPILSYQVSPSSSSFPSPSRGGGDTHNNISTIFPFLRNGGIPSSLPPLRISNSAPVTPPVSSPSSKHTKALPTWGECFTNQSMAIAAKQSMLLNSAPVTPPVSSPSSKHTKALPTWGECFTNQSMAIAAKQSMSSFNYPFYAVSAPASPTHHRQFNAPPATIPECDESDASTVDSGHWISFQKFSQQQPFLGVSAVPASPTFNLVRPPVPQQLSPNTGATQEIGQSSEFKFENRQVKPWEGERIHDVAMEDLELTLGNAKGRI from the exons atgacgtcGGACGGCGCGACGTCGACGTCAGCAGCAGCAGCGATGGCGGCGACGAGGAGGAAGCCGTCGTGGAGAGAGAGGGAGAACAATCGGAGGAGGGAGAGGAGGAGAAGAGCTGTAGCGGCGAAGATTTACACTGGTCTGAGAGCTCAAGGTAACTACAATCTCCCCAAGCACTGCGACAACAATGAAGTGCTCAAGGCTCTTTGCTCTGAAGCTGGATGGGTGGTTGAAGAAGACGGAACCACTTATCGCAAG GGACACAAGCCTCCTTCTCTACCTGGTGACGTGGCTGGATCATCCTCACGAGCCACTCCTTACTCTTCCTACAACCAAAGCCCATTCGAAAGTCCCATCCTTTCTTACCAAGTCAGTCCATCGTCTTCCTCATTCCCTAGCCCTTCTCGTGGTGGTGGAGACACAcacaacaacatctccaccatcTTCCCTTTCCTCAGGAACGGTGGGATcccttcttctcttcctcctctcagGATCTCAAACAGTGCTCCAGTGACACCACCTGTCTCATCTCCATCATCTAAACACACCAAGGCGTTACCCACTTGGGGGGAATGTTTTACCAATCAGTCCATGGCCATTGCTGCTAAACAGTCAATGCTGCTAAACAGTGCTCCAGTGACACCACCTGTCTCATCTCCATCATCTAAACACACCAAGGCGTTACCCACTTGGGGGGAATGTTTTACCAATCAGTCCATGGCCATTGCTGCTAAACAGTCAATGTCGTCTTTCAACTACCCTTTCTACGCGGTCTCTGCACCGGCGAGTCCCACTCATCATCGCCAGTTCAATGCTCCCCCGGCTACTATACCTGAGTGTGACGAGTCTGACGCTTCCACTGTTGATTCTGGTCATTGGATAAGCTTTCAGAAGTTCTCACAACAACAGCCGTTCCTTGGCGTTTCTGCAGTGCCGGCTTCTCCTACTTTCAATCTAGTGAGACCGCCTGTACCTCAGCAGTTATCTCCAAACACTGGAGCAACACAAGAGATTGGTCAAAGCTCGGAGTTTAAATTTGAGAACAGGCAAGTGAAGCCGTGGGAAGGGGAGAGGATCCATGATGTGGCTATGGAGGATCTTGAGCTCACACTTGGAAACGCTAAAGGTCGTATTTAG
- the LOC106449381 gene encoding arabinosyltransferase RRA3 — protein sequence MAGRRDRTQQLRGSRIAIAILVGIIIGCICAVMLPNGFFNSNSSLTVNEHVQVGSSSCESSKTLKSDFASLSEKNKELKKQVRELTEKLRLAEQGSSDNARKQIKAGPFGTVKSLRTNPTILSDESVNPRLTKILKSIAVDKEVIVALANANVKAMLEVQIASVKRLGIKNYLVVALDDYIESFCKQNDVAYYKRDPDKDVDAVGKTGGNHAVSGLKFRVLREFLQLGYGVLLSDVDIVFLKNPFTHLYRDSDVESMSDGHSNMTAYGFNDVFDEPAMGWARYAHTMRIWVFNSGFFYLRPTVPSVELLDRVAERLSKAKLWDQAVFNEELFYPSRPEYVGLHASKRVMDMYEFMNSKVLFKTVRKNEEMKKKVRPVIVHVNYHPDKLNRMRAVVEFYVNGKQDALDSFPDGSE from the exons ATGGCGGGTCGTAGAGACAGAACACAACAGCTCCGCGGATCTCGAATCGCGATCGCCATCCTCGTCGGTATCATCATCGGCTGCATATGCGCCGTTATGTTGCCAAACGGCTTCTTCAACTCGAACTCCTCTCTCACAGTTAACGAACACGTCCAG GTTGGATCATCCTCTTGCGAATCCTCCAAGACGCTCAAGTCAGACTTCGCATCTCTCTcagagaagaacaaagagttaAAGAAACAGGTCAGAGAGCTAACGGAGAAGCTGCGTTTAGCTGAACAAGGATCATCAGACAATGCGAGAAAACAGATAAAGGCTGGTCCTTTCGGAACCGTCAAGAGCCTAAGAACAAACCCAACAATCCTCTCAGACGAATCTGTAAACCCAAGACTCACAAAGATTCTAAAGAGCATCGCTGTGGATAAAGAGGTGATCGTGGCTCTCGCAAACGCTAACGTGAAAGCAATGCTAGAGGTTCAGATCGCTAGCGTTAAGAGACTAGGCATAAAAAACTACCTTGTTGTTGCATTGGACGATTACATAGAGAGTTTCTGCAAACAAAACGATGTCGCTTATTACAAGCGTGATCCAGACAAGGACGTGGACGCTGTCGGGAAAACCGGAGGCAACCACGCCGTCTCCGGCCTCAAGTTCCGTGTGCTACGAGAGTTCTTGCAGCTAGGCTACGGCGTTCTCCTCTCGGATGTAGACATCGTCTTCTTGAAGAACCCCTTTACTCATCTCTACAGAGACTCTGACGTTGAGTCGATGAGCGATGGGCATAGCAACATGACGGCTTACGGGTTCAACGATGTCTTTGATGAGCCGGCCATGGGGTGGGCTAGGTACGCTCACACCATGAGGATATGGGTTTTCAACTCGGGTTTTTTCTATCTGAGGCCCACGGTTCCTTCCGTAGAGCTGCTGGATCGGGTTGCGGAGAGGCTATCCAAGGCGAAGCTGTGGGACCAGGCGGTTTTCAACGAGGAGTTGTTTTATCCTTCGCGTCCTGAGTATGTTGGGCTGCATGCTTCGAAGAGGGTGATGGATATGTATGAGTTTATGAACAGTAAGGTGCTTTTCAAGACTGTGAGGAAgaatgaggagatgaagaagaaggtgagGCCGGTGATTGTTCATGTAAATTATCATCCGGATAAGCTTAATAGAATGAGAGCTGTGGTTGAGTTTTATGTGAACGGTAAGCAAGATGCTCTTGATAGCTTCCCTGATGGTTCTGAATGA
- the BNAC08G18790D gene encoding uncharacterized protein BNAC08G18790D, with translation MKFEGSQTLLPVRKPANCGSDRKRAGYKLWVLVAVLLLALGSMLTGSVSLKGLGLFHSVDGKFGFHVSDDLDVLEIEEREKVVRHMWDVYGRSGGVRVPQFWREAFEAAYEILVSDSAAVRNGAISDIAKLSLVRSLKPDSTTAQPNRR, from the exons ATGAAATTTGAAGGTTCGCAAACGCTCTTACCGGTGAGAAAACCTGCAAACTGCGGTTCCGACCGCAAACGCGCTGGTTACAAGCTTTGGGTTTTAGTAGCGGTTCTCCTCTTGGCGTTAGGTTCTATGTTAACCGGTTCCGTCTCTCTCAAAGGACTCGGTCTGTTTCATTCCGTTGACGGAAAGTTCGGGTTCCACGTCAGCGACGATCTCGACGTCTTG GAaattgaggagagagagaaagtggtgAGGCATATGTGGGACGTGTACGGACGCTCCGGCGGAGTTAGGGTTCCTCAGTTCTGGCGAGAGGCTTTCGAGGCGGCGTATGAGATCCTGGTCAGTGATTCCGCCGCCGTTCGAAACGGGGCCATTTCCGATATAGCTAAACTATCTCTCGTTCGCTCTCTTAAGCCCGACTCTACTACGGCCCAGCCCAATCGTCGTTGA